The following is a genomic window from Mycolicibacterium sp. TY81.
TCAACACGATGGCCACCTGGATGCCGGTCGGCATCGTCATGATTCTCGCTGCCAGCACCTTCCGTTCGGTCTCCGGCGACGAAAAACACCTGGCGTATGCGGCGATCGGCGTGGCCATCACCGTCGCGGCACACCTGCTCGGTGGCAGGCGGACACTGCTCAGCGTCGGCGCCGGAACCCTCGCCTATGTGCTGCTCGTGAACACGCTCTAAGACTGCGCGGGGTTAGAGTTGAGCCGTGGTCGGTGACGGACGGACCGGTGCTGCGGGCGACTTGGATCGGCGCTCCGCCGATTTGTCCCGCCGCGAGAACGCGATGGCCCTGCGGGAAGCCGAACAGTCCAGACGCGAATGGGTCGCCGATGAACGCGACCGCATCGCCGACCAGCGGGACCGCATCGCCGACGAGCGGGATGAGGTGGCGGACGAGCGGGAGCGGCGCGCGGACATCCGCGAAGGCGCCACCGAACAGCGCGAGCGTGAACGCCAGCAGCGCATCAGCGAACGGGCCGAACGCCAGAACGCCGAAGTTCGCCGCGACGACGCGGAAATCAGGCGTGCGGTGGCAGAGACCCGCCGGCGGCTCGACGAGCGATCTGATCTGCATGACGCGCACGGGCCCTAGCGGACGATTCAGGTTGTAGCGCTTGGTGTTTCGAAGTACTGGACCAAGCAGAACTCGTGACCTTCGGGGTCGAACATGACGAGGACGATGCCCTCGTCGTAGTTGTGCCGAGTACCTGACCAGCTTCCACCGAGATCCTCGACATGCCGGCGACCCTCATCGATATCCGCGACTTCGACGTCCAGATGGATGCGTACCTTCGTCGCCTTGGCCTCCGGTACCCGCTGAAAAGTGAGCCGCGGCATCGGACCTTCCCGGGAACCGAGAGTCGCCCAACCCGGGTCGTCGCCGTGCTCGTAGGAAGGCTCGATGCCGAGAAGCTGCCCCCAGAACGTCGACATGCGGACCGGGTCGACACAGTCGATCGTCACACCCGACCATTGGTTCGGCACCGCGGCACGTCCCTCCCTCTGTTGATCAATCATGCGCCTGGCGGGCGACCGCGGGAAGCGCTCGACGAGGCGAGCTTGTCGGTGGTCGCCGATATCGTGCGCGTCATGAAGCTTGTTTCCACCCGCATCATCACCGCCGACGTCCCGAGCCTGGTCGGCTTCTATGAATTGGTGACAGGGGCCGAGGCCGTCTGGGCCAATGAGCTGTTCGCGGAAATCCCCACGCCGGTGGGCACTTTGGCGATCGGTAGCGACAAGACCGTGCCCTTGTTCGGGGCGGGCTCCGCCGAGCCGGCGGCCAACCGGAGCGCCATCATCGAGTTCATCGTGGCTGACGTCGACGCGGAGTACGAACGGCTGCGAAGCCGGTTGGACGAGGTCGTCACCGAGCCCACCACGATGCCGTGGGGTAACCGGTCGCTGTTGTTCCGCGATCCCGACGGCAACCTCGTCAACCTCTTCACGCCGGTGAGAGACGATGCCAAGGCCAAATTCGGGGCGTAGCCGCTGGTATGCGGCATAGCATCTGCTGGTGAGCTTCGTCGTCTCGCCGGACGCGTACGGCCGCTACATGGGCCGATACGCCGAGCCGCTCGCGGAGGTCTTCGCCGCCTTCGCCGGGATCACCGCCGGAGCCAAGGTGCTCGACGTCGGCTGCGGACCCGGCGCGCTGACCGCACGGCTGCTGACGGCGGGCGCCGAGGTCGCGGCCATCGATCCGTCACCGCCGTTCGTCGATGCGATCCAGAAGCGGTTTCCGGCGCTCGACGCCCGCCTCGGAACAGCAGAGGAATTGCCTTACGACACCGCGACTTTCGATGCGGCGCTCGCCCAACTGGTGGTGCATTTCATGACCGATCCCGTCGCCGGCATCAGGCAGATGGCGCGGGTGACCCGGCCCGGCGGCATCGTCGCGGCGTGCGCGTGGGACGGCCCGACGGGTGCGCTGGCACCGTTCTGGGACGCCGTCCACGTGATCGACCCCGACGCACAGGACGAGGCGTTGCTATCTGGCGCGCACAGAGGCCACCTCACCGAGATCTTCGACGCCGCCGGGCTACGCAACGTGACAGAGGATGCCATCGCCATCGACGTGCTGCACCCGAGCTTCGAGGAGTGGTGGGAGCCGTACACGTTCGGTGTCGGACCGGCCGGGGACTACGTCCAGCGCCTCGATGACGAGAGGCGTGGCATGCTGAAAACCGTTGCGCGCGAACGTCTTGGCGACGGACCGTTCACCGTGACGGCCACGGCGTGGGCGGCGCGCGGCACCGTCTGATCCCGTCACGAAATGCCGAGTGCCGCGGCGACCAGATGCCAGAGCCGTTCGGCGGCAAGATCGGGATCGGCACGCGGTGTGGCCCGGAGCTGTTGGGCGATGCTGTGCCGCAGTCCGCCGATGACGAACGCCCCGGCGCTGTCCGCGTCGATGTCGTCGGGCAAGTCACCGTCGTGCTGCCCGCGGCGGATGTTGTCGGCCGCTGCCTCGCTCATCGTCTGCAGATGAACCGCTTCGAGTTCGGCGAGTTCGGGGTCCAGCGTCGCGCGGCCGAGCAGGATCGGCGCCAGCTCATCGTCGAAGTGGTAGACGACGAAACGGCGGGTGCGCTCGCGCTCCCGGACTCCACAGTCGGCGTCGACGGGTAGGTGCACGTCGGCGATGGCATGGCGCAGCCCGTGATAGAAGTCGTCGTAAACCGCTGCGAGAAGCCCACTTTTGGAACCGAAGTGGTGATAGAGGGCGCCGGTGCTGAGCTGCGCCCGGCGGGTCAGTGCGCTCAGTTCGAGCACGCCGTTGCCGCGCACCAGTTCGTCGCGCGCGGCGGTCAGAAGTTGTTGACGTCCGATCGGGGCACGTGCCATAGTCCAAAACATAACAGAACTCGGTTATGTTTCGGCGGGAGTGGAGCAATGAGCACTGAAGTGTCATCGCTGGCGGACTTGAGCGGCGACCTGGCCGGCACCTATCGCCGGACCGAAAGCAGCGGCGCGACCGTCGACCCCGCGATCGTCGATGCCGATCTCGCCACGATGACGCGCGACGGCTACGTGATCCTGCCCGATCTGCTCAGTGCGACCCAGCTGGACGAGATCCGCGCCGCCGTGACGCCGATGCTGGATCGACACGGCCGCAACGGTTTTGAGGGACGGTCGACGCAGCGCATCTACAGCGTGCTCAACAAGACCGCGGCGTGCGACGTCATCGCCGACCACCCGCGCGTGCTCGCACTGCTGGACCGGATGTTCCTGCCCAACTATCTGCTGTCGATGCTCCAGGTGATCAACATCCTGCCGGGGGAACAGGCGCAGATGCTGCACACCGACGACGGCTTCTACCCGCTGCCGCGGCCCCGCGCCGCGTTGGGCGCGGCGACCATCTGGGCCATCGACGATTTCACCGCCGACAACGGCGCCACCGATGTGGTGCCCGGCAGCCAGCTCTGGGGTGACCGGTTGCCCGGCGACGACGTCGAGCGCAAGCCCGTCGTGATGAGCGCCGGGTCGTGTGTGTTCTTCCCCGGCACGCTGTGGCACGGCGGCGGCGCCAACCGCACCGACCGTCCGCGGCTGGCCGTCACCGCCCAATACTGCGAGCCGTGGCTGCGGCCGCAGGAGGCCTTCACGCTGTCGATGACCCGCGACACCGTCCGCCGGGTGTCAGAAGACATTCGCCGCATGCTCGGCTACAGCATTCACCCGCCCTTCATCGGGCAGGTGGACGGCATGCACCCGAAGCGGCTGCTGGAGATCGCCGGCGATCAGTACGCCTGATCGTCGACGATCAGGCGGATCAGTACGGCACGTCGGTGGCGCCGGCGGACGTGTCCTTCTCGTCGTGATTGGACTCGTGGAACCCGAAGTCGTATGGGTTCGGACCTTGCTGCGGCAGGTCGAATTCGTCGCCGCCGTAGGGCACATCGGGATCCGGATCGGCGCCGGCCATCGGGGCAAGACTGATCGCCCCGCCGATTGCGGCAGCGGCAATCCACGTTCCTACGAGCGCATTTTTCAATCGCATGACGCCTCCTGAGGGCTTTCCCGTAACCGGGTAGTTGCCCACAAATGTTAATGGCGGCACGACTGCGCTGACGCCGAATGCAATGAATTGACGGATTCGGGAATTCCAGGTCAGGCGAGAATTTCAATTTCTTCGCCGAGCCGGTATCCAGGCGTCAACGACAATGAATCACCACTCCAGAACGACCCGGGATCGAAATAGTTCTCCCGTTTCTCGGTGACCAGCAGTCCCATTTCCTCGTAGGTGATGGCCACTGTCTCGGCGCAATACGCGGTCTCGAGCCCGGCCGACCGCCGGCGGTTCTTGTCGCGCTCGGCGGATTCGCGAACCTTGCGGTGCACCAACGGAATTCCGCGTGTGTAGTCGCTGACCACCGGCGCCCGGCCACGGAACCACCGGCCCGTCAACCGCGCGGTGGTGGGGAACGCGGTGCCGTCCATGCGGGCCACCACATTCAACGCCAGGTCTTCCTGCTCGCGGGTGGCGTACGGCGTCAGCTGGCGCAGCCAGCACCGCTGCCCGTACACGTACACCCACCGTTCGACGGCGGCCCGCAGGTCGTTGAGTTGCACGCCGCGGTGGTGGCTGCCGCTCCACAGGCATTCGAGTTTGTCGCCGAGTTCGGCGTGCCAGATCAGCGGCGGCAGGTCGTCGATGGCGACCGTCATGCCGACATGGTTCACGGGCGCGTTGGTGAGCGTCTGGATGGCGCGGTCGGGCTTGGAAGCCCCACGGAACAACCAGATGTCGCCGGTCCGGGTTTCGGCCAGCGCCCGCTCCAATGTCACCGCGTTACCAGTCATCTGGGCAGCTTAGACATTCCCCGGCGCTTCGCTCGTCCATAATCACTGCATGCGTGGCGTGTGGAAGTGGGTTGGCCTGGCCGGTGTCGCGGGCGTGGTCGCCGGTGGCGTGTTGGTCGCGCGCGATCAGCGCAAGCGTGAGTCATACACCGCCGACGATATTCGCGCCCGGTTGCATCAGCGGCTGGCCGAATCCGGCGGGAGCCAGCCCACGGCGTAGAGCCGGTGATCCCCGGTGAAGCCCTTCA
Proteins encoded in this region:
- a CDS encoding branched-chain amino acid transporter permease, which codes for MLDLKYLAAVLATVFVINLALRAVPFAILQPLRKSRFVNTMATWMPVGIVMILAASTFRSVSGDEKHLAYAAIGVAITVAAHLLGGRRTLLSVGAGTLAYVLLVNTL
- a CDS encoding VOC family protein, yielding MTIDCVDPVRMSTFWGQLLGIEPSYEHGDDPGWATLGSREGPMPRLTFQRVPEAKATKVRIHLDVEVADIDEGRRHVEDLGGSWSGTRHNYDEGIVLVMFDPEGHEFCLVQYFETPSATT
- a CDS encoding VOC family protein — its product is MKLVSTRIITADVPSLVGFYELVTGAEAVWANELFAEIPTPVGTLAIGSDKTVPLFGAGSAEPAANRSAIIEFIVADVDAEYERLRSRLDEVVTEPTTMPWGNRSLLFRDPDGNLVNLFTPVRDDAKAKFGA
- a CDS encoding class I SAM-dependent methyltransferase encodes the protein MSFVVSPDAYGRYMGRYAEPLAEVFAAFAGITAGAKVLDVGCGPGALTARLLTAGAEVAAIDPSPPFVDAIQKRFPALDARLGTAEELPYDTATFDAALAQLVVHFMTDPVAGIRQMARVTRPGGIVAACAWDGPTGALAPFWDAVHVIDPDAQDEALLSGAHRGHLTEIFDAAGLRNVTEDAIAIDVLHPSFEEWWEPYTFGVGPAGDYVQRLDDERRGMLKTVARERLGDGPFTVTATAWAARGTV
- a CDS encoding TetR/AcrR family transcriptional regulator; translation: MARAPIGRQQLLTAARDELVRGNGVLELSALTRRAQLSTGALYHHFGSKSGLLAAVYDDFYHGLRHAIADVHLPVDADCGVRERERTRRFVVYHFDDELAPILLGRATLDPELAELEAVHLQTMSEAAADNIRRGQHDGDLPDDIDADSAGAFVIGGLRHSIAQQLRATPRADPDLAAERLWHLVAAALGIS
- a CDS encoding phytanoyl-CoA dioxygenase family protein, which translates into the protein MSTEVSSLADLSGDLAGTYRRTESSGATVDPAIVDADLATMTRDGYVILPDLLSATQLDEIRAAVTPMLDRHGRNGFEGRSTQRIYSVLNKTAACDVIADHPRVLALLDRMFLPNYLLSMLQVINILPGEQAQMLHTDDGFYPLPRPRAALGAATIWAIDDFTADNGATDVVPGSQLWGDRLPGDDVERKPVVMSAGSCVFFPGTLWHGGGANRTDRPRLAVTAQYCEPWLRPQEAFTLSMTRDTVRRVSEDIRRMLGYSIHPPFIGQVDGMHPKRLLEIAGDQYA